A region from the Phycisphaeraceae bacterium genome encodes:
- a CDS encoding carbon starvation protein A, giving the protein MTLLTVVLLSAAVLLLAYRIYGKALTRLLRLDRDARTPAVVLRDDVDYVPIEPKFLMSQHFSAIAAAGPIVGPILAGVMFGWLPALLWILIGSIFIGGVHDMTSLVASIRHKARSIADVVREHMSKRSYLLFLLFIWIALIYIIVAFTDLVADSFVGTQDLGGGRSTTGGAVATASLLYLALPVIMGLLLKYTKLPLGLATVIFLPLIAISVWLGPIFPLDINTLFHLTEATSQRWWGVALLAYCFIASIVPMWLLLQPRGHLGGYFLVVVLLGGIVGVLIGAATGRFQADYPAFTGWTAPNGASLFPMLFITIACGACSGFHSIIASGTTSKQLHRETDAKPVGYGAMLLEAMVAVLSLTCVMVLAKGSPVLEGNKVDVIYAYSLSRFLNVLYVPTAFAYTFVALALTTFVYDTLDVCTRLGRYILQELIGVQDRSGRVISTAITVGVPLIFLLWQPVGAGGKIESAWKTFWPLFGASNQLLAALALLGVTVWLWRTYRAKWIWFATGLPTVVMYVMSSWALIAFIRKGFTSAFSITQDTTGEVHPFASHFLSSLPRSPVPWAALVLLTLALLVLAEAVRVFTIPPGGPTTEGLPVTAEAV; this is encoded by the coding sequence ATGACCCTTCTGACCGTTGTGCTCCTGAGTGCGGCTGTTCTCCTTCTCGCTTACCGGATTTATGGCAAGGCGCTGACACGGTTGCTCCGGCTTGATCGTGACGCCCGCACGCCAGCGGTTGTCTTGCGTGACGATGTGGACTACGTACCCATCGAACCTAAATTTTTGATGAGTCAGCATTTTTCCGCGATTGCCGCTGCGGGACCGATTGTCGGGCCGATTCTTGCAGGGGTAATGTTTGGATGGTTACCCGCGCTGTTGTGGATTTTAATCGGAAGTATTTTCATTGGCGGAGTGCATGATATGACGTCGCTGGTGGCGTCAATTCGGCACAAAGCTCGCTCTATCGCCGATGTCGTACGCGAACACATGAGCAAGCGATCATATCTGCTTTTCCTGCTCTTTATCTGGATCGCTTTGATCTACATCATTGTCGCCTTTACCGATCTGGTCGCCGATTCTTTTGTAGGTACACAAGACTTAGGCGGTGGACGATCGACGACTGGCGGGGCGGTGGCGACTGCCTCATTACTCTATCTGGCTCTACCGGTCATAATGGGGTTATTGCTCAAGTACACGAAACTGCCGTTAGGATTGGCAACCGTTATTTTTCTACCGCTTATTGCGATTTCGGTCTGGCTGGGGCCCATCTTCCCGCTAGATATCAACACATTGTTTCATCTCACCGAGGCGACGAGCCAGCGATGGTGGGGCGTTGCGTTGTTGGCGTATTGTTTCATCGCATCAATCGTGCCCATGTGGCTCCTGCTTCAACCACGCGGACATTTGGGCGGGTACTTTTTAGTGGTTGTGCTTTTAGGCGGCATCGTCGGCGTGCTTATCGGTGCCGCCACTGGACGATTTCAGGCTGATTATCCCGCATTTACCGGTTGGACCGCTCCGAATGGGGCATCACTATTCCCCATGCTTTTTATCACCATTGCTTGCGGCGCGTGTTCCGGCTTCCACTCGATCATCGCATCGGGCACAACATCTAAGCAACTCCATCGGGAGACTGACGCCAAACCAGTTGGTTACGGAGCCATGCTTCTGGAAGCGATGGTTGCAGTTCTTTCTCTTACCTGCGTGATGGTGCTCGCCAAGGGTTCCCCCGTGTTAGAGGGAAATAAGGTGGACGTGATCTATGCTTATAGCCTTTCGCGCTTTCTGAATGTGCTCTACGTCCCAACAGCTTTTGCCTACACATTCGTCGCACTGGCACTGACGACATTCGTGTATGACACGCTCGACGTCTGCACCCGTTTAGGGCGTTATATACTCCAAGAACTTATCGGCGTGCAAGATCGCTCTGGTCGAGTCATCTCCACAGCAATTACCGTTGGTGTACCTCTGATCTTTCTGCTCTGGCAGCCTGTAGGTGCCGGCGGCAAGATAGAGTCGGCATGGAAGACATTCTGGCCGCTATTTGGTGCGAGTAATCAGCTTCTGGCTGCGCTCGCGTTGCTCGGCGTTACTGTCTGGCTTTGGCGTACTTATCGAGCGAAATGGATATGGTTCGCCACCGGGTTACCTACCGTAGTGATGTACGTAATGAGTAGCTGGGCACTCATCGCCTTTATCCGTAAAGGCTTTACCTCAGCATTTAGCATTACGCAAGACACCACCGGAGAAGTGCATCCCTTTGCTTCGCATTTTCTCAGCAGTTTGCCTCGGAGTCCGGTACCGTGGGCGGCTCTGGTGCTTTTAACCTTGGCACTTCTGGTGCTTGCTGAAGCGGTGCGTGTGTTTACCATTCCGCCGGGAGGGCCAACCACAGAGGGCCTGCCTGTAACCGCGGAAGCCGTGTGA
- a CDS encoding acetyltransferase, which yields MNQRLLQTGFLAIYGAGGHGLVVAEAATAAGWRVIGLIDAAKPIGTKVGLWQVIGEDASQQPSVEVIVAVGDNTQRQLLTKHLIERGRTLAVVIHPSAMLSPSAMIGTGTFIGPMSVLHAECYVGQGVIINTGAIVEHHCNIGNFAHIAPRVALAGNVDVGDLTLIGIGACVRPQVKIGSRCTIGAGSVVVKNIADGKRMMGVPARE from the coding sequence ATGAATCAACGGTTATTGCAAACGGGTTTTCTTGCAATTTATGGTGCTGGTGGTCACGGCTTGGTTGTTGCGGAGGCAGCTACTGCTGCGGGTTGGCGCGTGATAGGGTTGATTGATGCCGCCAAACCGATCGGTACAAAAGTCGGATTATGGCAAGTCATCGGAGAGGACGCCTCACAACAACCATCTGTAGAGGTGATCGTGGCGGTTGGAGATAACACCCAGCGCCAACTCCTCACTAAGCACCTGATCGAGAGGGGCCGGACTCTGGCGGTCGTCATCCACCCGAGCGCGATGCTCAGCCCATCAGCGATGATCGGGACCGGAACCTTTATTGGCCCCATGAGCGTACTACACGCCGAGTGCTATGTCGGGCAAGGAGTCATCATCAATACTGGGGCAATAGTTGAACACCATTGCAACATCGGAAACTTTGCGCACATTGCCCCACGGGTAGCATTGGCTGGAAATGTTGATGTCGGCGATCTGACGCTGATAGGAATAGGTGCATGCGTCAGGCCGCAGGTGAAGATTGGCTCACGTTGCACTATTGGTGCGGGATCCGTCGTAGTTAAAAACATTGCGGACGGAAAACGAATGATGGGGGTGCCCGCACGGGAATAA
- a CDS encoding DUF2959 domain-containing protein: MRRITILVLLLLSLCSCKSAYYGTMAKLGWEKRDLLVSRVKKARNEQQVAKEQFRDALEKFQSVVKVEGGELQKKYDALRDEYDDSVSRAQAVRDRIDSVEEVAKDLFAEWKKELGEYKSDQLRRSSQEQLRTTELRYNELINAMRRAESKMEPVLIALHDQVLFLKHNLNARAIASLQSTATEIETDVAKLIYEMEAAIKEADAFIAEMGNAEPPKQ; this comes from the coding sequence ATGCGACGAATAACCATTCTCGTTCTTTTACTTTTGAGCCTTTGTTCCTGTAAATCGGCGTACTACGGCACAATGGCTAAATTGGGCTGGGAAAAGCGAGATCTGTTGGTCAGCCGGGTCAAAAAGGCACGCAATGAGCAGCAGGTTGCCAAGGAGCAATTTCGTGATGCTCTGGAGAAGTTTCAATCTGTCGTAAAAGTCGAAGGCGGCGAGCTTCAGAAGAAATACGATGCGCTGCGCGACGAATATGATGACAGCGTTTCACGTGCCCAGGCCGTGCGGGATCGCATCGATTCGGTCGAGGAAGTGGCGAAAGACCTTTTTGCGGAATGGAAGAAGGAACTGGGCGAATATAAGAGTGACCAACTGCGCCGGTCCAGCCAGGAACAATTACGCACCACTGAGCTACGCTACAACGAACTGATAAATGCAATGCGCCGTGCGGAATCGAAAATGGAGCCGGTGCTGATCGCGTTACACGATCAAGTGCTGTTTCTCAAGCACAATCTCAACGCCCGAGCTATCGCGTCGCTTCAGAGTACGGCTACGGAAATCGAGACCGATGTGGCGAAATTGATATATGAGATGGAGGCTGCGATTAAGGAAGCGGATGCATTTATTGCGGAAATGGGCAATGCCGAGCCTCCCAAACAGTAG
- a CDS encoding YceI family protein produces the protein MFHRSMFTLIVIATFAFTSLAAAQTFEIDPAHTSIVFRCTHGGISHIYGFFTDVKGKVVSNATDVSKSSFEATINVDSINTGVKKRDDHLKTADFFSVAEFPDITFKSTKVEKAEPVELEKGKPALPTFRVTGDLTMHGVTKPVTLLVHKLGESEFPKGSSRVGYVTQLDVKRSEFGMVNMIGPVSDDIHLDISFEAVNTK, from the coding sequence ATGTTTCATCGCAGCATGTTCACACTGATCGTTATCGCAACCTTTGCTTTTACTTCCCTTGCTGCCGCTCAGACCTTTGAAATCGATCCCGCCCATACGTCCATCGTATTCCGCTGTACCCACGGCGGCATCAGTCACATTTACGGTTTCTTCACCGATGTCAAAGGCAAGGTCGTCAGCAACGCAACCGACGTCAGTAAATCCAGCTTTGAGGCTACGATCAATGTTGACAGCATCAACACCGGCGTCAAAAAACGTGATGACCATCTCAAGACGGCAGATTTCTTCAGTGTTGCGGAGTTCCCTGACATCACGTTCAAGAGCACCAAAGTAGAGAAGGCCGAGCCTGTTGAATTGGAGAAGGGTAAGCCTGCCCTACCGACCTTCCGTGTAACCGGCGATTTGACCATGCATGGAGTGACCAAACCTGTGACACTGCTCGTCCACAAGCTTGGTGAGTCGGAATTCCCCAAGGGTTCCTCCCGCGTCGGTTACGTTACACAACTCGATGTTAAGCGAAGTGAATTCGGGATGGTCAATATGATCGGTCCGGTCTCCGATGATATTCACTTAGATATCAGTTTCGAAGCGGTAAATACCAAGTGA
- a CDS encoding DUF3467 domain-containing protein — translation MSKDTGSESIETIASAGEQQQQQLQLQIDDAATPVTYSTTVRVWGSAEEINLDFAGPLRPSGPNTAKLKIDQRVILNPWAAKRLALALGQAVQRYEQSYGNLELDARKRLLNQPASKK, via the coding sequence TTGTCCAAGGATACAGGGTCTGAATCGATCGAAACTATCGCAAGTGCCGGCGAACAACAGCAGCAGCAACTTCAGCTTCAGATCGACGATGCTGCAACTCCCGTAACTTATAGCACCACAGTGCGCGTATGGGGATCAGCGGAGGAAATCAATCTCGATTTTGCCGGTCCGCTCCGTCCGTCAGGTCCCAACACCGCAAAACTCAAGATTGATCAGCGCGTCATCCTCAACCCCTGGGCTGCCAAACGGCTTGCTTTGGCTTTGGGACAGGCAGTACAGCGCTACGAGCAGTCGTATGGCAACCTCGAACTCGACGCCCGCAAGCGACTGTTGAACCAGCCAGCGTCCAAGAAGTAA
- a CDS encoding class I SAM-dependent methyltransferase, which produces MLEATWTDRQRREAAFYKKYAVRQTPESVDFAPVNGEEQRPWNPYWYVYGLARHRHVSPRQKLLDFGCGVGIAAVRFAHLGYEVEGFDLSQENINAARILAQRHSLDERCRFRKMLAEQLEYDDESFDLVVGIDILHHVDIPRAVAQVHRVLKPGGVAIFKEHVEVPIVDPVRNTALLRAVVPNATSLEDHITEDERKLTHDDLDLIDTHFHRVEKVRFTLLSRLDRLIPHCGDAMRGRLERVDQRMMRLCPPLARLGGTVVLICEK; this is translated from the coding sequence ATGCTTGAAGCCACCTGGACGGATCGTCAACGGCGTGAAGCTGCTTTCTATAAGAAATACGCAGTCCGTCAGACTCCTGAATCGGTTGACTTTGCACCTGTAAACGGTGAGGAGCAGAGGCCATGGAATCCATATTGGTATGTCTATGGATTGGCGCGGCATCGCCATGTGAGCCCTCGACAAAAACTGCTTGATTTCGGCTGTGGCGTGGGAATTGCAGCGGTGCGCTTTGCCCATCTGGGGTACGAAGTGGAAGGCTTTGACCTATCTCAGGAAAATATCAATGCCGCCCGAATTCTCGCACAACGTCATAGCCTGGACGAACGCTGTCGCTTTCGCAAGATGCTGGCAGAACAACTCGAATACGACGACGAATCTTTTGATCTGGTAGTGGGGATCGACATTCTGCATCATGTGGATATACCCCGCGCAGTTGCGCAAGTACATCGCGTATTAAAACCGGGAGGCGTCGCAATATTTAAAGAGCACGTGGAGGTGCCGATCGTCGATCCCGTGCGCAATACTGCGTTATTACGCGCGGTAGTCCCCAATGCTACCTCGCTGGAGGATCACATTACCGAGGATGAACGCAAGCTCACACATGATGATCTTGACCTGATTGACACACACTTTCACCGTGTTGAAAAGGTGCGATTTACGTTACTGAGCAGGCTGGACCGCCTGATACCGCATTGTGGCGATGCAATGCGCGGTCGTCTGGAGCGGGTAGATCAACGGATGATGCGTTTATGTCCGCCATTGGCCCGGCTTGGAGGCACCGTTGTGTTGATTTGTGAAAAATAG
- a CDS encoding sugar transferase: MLDLLGAIVGIAVTTPLLAGCAIGIKIVHGGPVVYRQWRVGRDGWLFRIYKLRTMRLDAEALGDARFTDTNDPRILAGCGWIRKTHIDELPQLWNILIGDMSLVGPRPERPEIFERLREDLPSIERRLATKPGLTGLAQVCNGYTNDLAGARRKLALDLRYLRSRGLLTDLRLMIATMPKIWDQTAL, translated from the coding sequence TTGCTAGATCTGCTGGGCGCGATTGTGGGAATCGCGGTTACAACGCCGCTACTGGCTGGATGCGCGATCGGTATCAAAATCGTTCACGGTGGGCCGGTCGTTTACCGTCAATGGCGTGTCGGACGTGATGGCTGGCTGTTCCGTATCTACAAACTACGGACTATGCGGTTAGATGCGGAAGCCCTAGGTGATGCACGATTCACGGACACAAATGACCCTCGCATTCTGGCTGGCTGTGGGTGGATACGCAAAACTCATATAGATGAATTGCCTCAACTCTGGAACATTCTGATTGGCGATATGAGCCTGGTAGGTCCTCGGCCGGAACGACCGGAAATTTTCGAGCGTTTACGCGAGGACTTGCCCTCCATAGAACGACGGCTGGCGACTAAGCCGGGGCTAACCGGCCTGGCGCAAGTCTGTAATGGATACACCAACGACCTGGCAGGAGCCCGACGCAAACTGGCACTTGACCTGCGATATCTGCGCAGTCGAGGACTGCTAACCGACCTGCGTCTGATGATCGCCACCATGCCCAAAATCTGGGATCAGACAGCTCTGTGA
- a CDS encoding polysaccharide biosynthesis/export family protein — translation MRLIQHIFSMHSIACGLRLAAIIGGLSLMGCTTYRDYGAFVKDPRPVVTTTEYRIAPPDVITISSKRVREINGHTEQVRPDGKITLPLLGSFNVTGKTPEECSAELEKLAKEYYEDADVSLRVAGFNSKRIFVFGEVNSPGPYAYTGTNTILDTLAVAQPTRLADPDHIHILRPDRHGKLVKRMTINMNDMVKRGDTTLDAVLEEGDIMYVPANGLAAIGLAMQQVLLPIQPAAATVRGPADISGTMQSRPYGTSTQTRTTP, via the coding sequence ATGAGATTAATCCAACACATCTTCAGCATGCACTCTATCGCGTGCGGACTCCGATTGGCTGCGATCATTGGCGGACTCTCGCTGATGGGTTGTACGACCTACCGCGACTACGGAGCCTTTGTGAAGGATCCTCGCCCGGTTGTGACTACGACGGAGTACCGCATTGCCCCACCGGATGTCATTACCATCAGCTCCAAGCGAGTGCGGGAAATCAATGGTCATACCGAGCAGGTCCGTCCCGATGGCAAAATTACACTTCCACTGCTGGGCAGCTTTAACGTAACCGGTAAGACTCCTGAAGAATGCAGTGCGGAACTGGAAAAGCTGGCGAAGGAATACTACGAAGACGCTGATGTGAGTCTGCGGGTCGCTGGATTTAACAGTAAGCGGATATTTGTTTTCGGTGAGGTTAATTCTCCCGGGCCCTACGCCTATACCGGGACTAATACGATCCTCGACACACTCGCGGTCGCCCAGCCTACGCGACTGGCTGACCCGGATCACATCCATATTCTGCGTCCTGACCGCCATGGCAAGCTCGTTAAACGCATGACGATCAACATGAACGACATGGTTAAGCGAGGTGACACCACGCTCGACGCAGTGCTGGAGGAAGGTGACATCATGTACGTACCCGCAAACGGACTGGCGGCAATCGGGCTGGCAATGCAGCAGGTGCTCCTGCCCATCCAACCTGCAGCTGCCACCGTGCGCGGACCGGCTGATATTTCAGGCACGATGCAGTCACGCCCTTACGGTACAAGCACACAAACCCGAACTACACCCTGA
- a CDS encoding AAA family ATPase — translation MYQDYFQFYLLPFENTPDPRFFYESEQHREALAAIEYTIRMRKGFVLITGEIGSGKTTVGRTVCERSTDRARIITILHGHSTGRQVIRQILRAMQVPFGATDDHTFLLEKLRNRLLSHAGDTQAIVLLIDEAQTLSDTALEELRLLSNFDTVTQKLVQVVLVGQPELRQRIQQPGFDALRQRIVIAKQIQPLSLEDTQRYISHRIRVASRVPQNIQVRFSDAAIHQIYRTTNGLPRLLNITCDNCLLLAMVREVHQVEVDMVAQVAADALPRFDEPNIVIPTEPKFKLARSA, via the coding sequence ATGTATCAGGATTACTTCCAGTTCTATCTCCTGCCCTTCGAGAATACGCCGGACCCTCGTTTCTTTTACGAGAGCGAGCAACACCGTGAGGCCTTAGCTGCGATTGAATACACCATACGCATGCGTAAAGGGTTTGTGCTTATTACCGGTGAGATCGGTTCGGGTAAGACAACCGTTGGCCGCACCGTCTGCGAACGGAGTACAGACCGTGCTCGAATCATCACAATTCTGCACGGTCACAGTACCGGGAGACAGGTCATCCGACAGATTCTCCGCGCAATGCAAGTGCCCTTTGGTGCAACGGATGACCATACATTTTTGTTGGAGAAACTTCGTAACCGGCTGCTTTCTCACGCAGGTGACACACAGGCGATCGTGCTGCTTATCGATGAGGCTCAAACCCTTTCAGACACTGCATTGGAAGAATTGCGACTGCTAAGTAACTTCGACACCGTGACTCAGAAACTAGTCCAGGTTGTATTAGTCGGCCAACCGGAGTTGCGACAGAGGATTCAGCAACCTGGATTTGATGCCCTACGCCAGAGGATTGTTATCGCCAAGCAAATTCAACCGCTCTCGCTGGAAGATACGCAAAGATATATCTCGCACCGAATCCGCGTTGCCAGCCGTGTCCCCCAAAATATCCAAGTAAGGTTTTCTGACGCAGCGATACATCAGATCTATCGCACTACAAATGGCCTACCTCGCCTGCTCAACATTACCTGTGACAACTGCCTGTTGCTTGCAATGGTGCGGGAAGTGCACCAGGTGGAAGTCGATATGGTAGCGCAGGTCGCCGCTGATGCTCTGCCGCGATTTGATGAGCCGAACATCGTGATCCCAACTGAGCCGAAATTCAAACTTGCAAGGAGCGCCTAA
- a CDS encoding CpsD/CapB family tyrosine-protein kinase, translating into MDDRLVALTTPSSLMAEEYRSIRTSMLARWQHRSHLVHTITSATPQEGKTITCLNLGLSFAELRNRNTIVVEADLRLPQFQMLLALPPSKGIVGVVEDGVDIRAVIQEIEGTGLHVLQAGCCVDNCAVQILSSSAMSNLLIRLREKYDHVIIDTPPVVELADAGILGAQSEDVLLVARLQRTPRELVEQAVRNLASFNAPVTGVIATDQKRTSNQHYLRYGGYGYGNRSLTNIRKSYLRKSA; encoded by the coding sequence GTGGATGATCGATTGGTTGCGCTGACCACTCCATCGAGTTTGATGGCTGAGGAATATCGCTCGATCCGTACCAGCATGTTGGCTCGATGGCAGCATCGGAGCCATCTCGTTCATACGATCACCAGTGCGACTCCGCAGGAAGGTAAAACCATCACATGTCTGAATTTGGGGTTGAGTTTTGCCGAGTTGCGTAATCGCAACACGATTGTGGTGGAGGCTGACCTGCGACTTCCGCAGTTCCAGATGCTTTTAGCTTTACCGCCATCGAAGGGAATTGTGGGCGTCGTGGAAGATGGCGTGGATATTCGCGCAGTGATTCAAGAAATAGAAGGTACTGGCCTACATGTGCTCCAGGCGGGATGTTGTGTCGATAATTGTGCAGTGCAGATTCTCAGCAGCAGCGCGATGTCCAACCTGCTGATACGTCTGCGAGAAAAATATGACCACGTCATCATCGACACTCCACCGGTGGTAGAACTGGCCGATGCGGGCATTCTTGGCGCGCAGAGTGAAGACGTACTCTTGGTGGCCCGGCTTCAGCGCACACCACGCGAGTTAGTTGAGCAGGCTGTTCGGAATCTGGCGAGTTTCAACGCTCCGGTGACCGGTGTGATTGCGACTGATCAGAAACGGACAAGTAATCAGCATTACCTGCGATATGGAGGTTATGGCTACGGAAATAGATCGCTCACAAATATCCGAAAGAGCTACCTGAGAAAATCCGCATAG